A genomic segment from Zonotrichia albicollis isolate bZonAlb1 chromosome 21, bZonAlb1.hap1, whole genome shotgun sequence encodes:
- the TPRN gene encoding taperin isoform X1, producing MGRRGPAGSQPGDAARPQSHHRAQAPPPSGSPGGLVPGSWGGALTPARSGAAPAHLRPRPGPAGTALPGPGAVPRGRPGAAGPGPQSPSAAAMSSAEPPLGAGPRAAPAWQREILERKRAKLAGAGGEPEPPAGERLVVAESLGPLRENPFMRLESERRRLRQGRPGPGGAARPLQQLLELYSAVPGIRTIRADNILIIESRADPAACFAAGDAPPARRRDPAGADPLRELLARRGAALAEIRADQVVIYETAEPPEPLEAAEPGTVSRLLEKFGQRPRGRRRRVGDALPGTGGAAAPPQVGPGAARAVPPAPPAGPGSPRAPTPLQKGPGFPRAPAPKAGPASPPAVPATPPPLPAPPRAATPPAVPAAPQPTTVLPPASPRAVTPPPAAPPRAVTPPPSVSPRAVTPQPTAPPRAVTPQPTAPPRAVTPQPAPPPRVVTPQPVSPQPTPAAPRAFTPEPAAPQPAPAPPRAAAPQAAPAAPKAAAPQANCFVHKISSNSFTVTPRGQLPSARVPEPGAVPAGRPATPKGPPVPSTSPSHARANARRPKPEEAEVAVSPLPSASPAPSATGAVRPLSASAPRAGGSFEILPAPKPDLAAIPAHDLQAQALAKLRLNSRNSFVFVPRREGSPARPPAQIARPGPPPPPAEEKAPPEPPRAPAPEQEEPITSPAAPLEPLVPVTYIDDIVEPDSGAGPAARTGSLADQPGGAGPDLEMEFSSVPLYRPHSAPQQRGGSTFTVVPKRKPVAPGLQAVPDASGRPQREEEEEEEESKARGKAVENADGPQVGVPHKKRYPTVNEIEVIGGYLSLERSCMSKTGSRRKKMKISFNETSLQTMFEYPSESSLAEEDEEEEGPASETDEKSRTFYIPRPNSTLHPSTPNSADLSSYTPKHSVKFSEWQEQKYEGPAAEGSLPKDADSQGNQVMLTPAEKGGLSDFSSEPALYF from the exons atggggcggcggggcccggccggTTCCCAGCCGGGGGATGCGGCACGACCTCAGTCACATCACCGTGCCCAGGCCCCGCCGCCGTCCGGCAGCCCCGGAGGCCTTGTCCCGGGCAGCTGGGGCGGAGCGCTCACCCCGGCGCggagcggggcggccccggcacacctccggccccgccccggccccgcggggacggccctgcccggcccgggggcggtgccgcggggccgccccggtgcggcggggcccggcccgCAGAGCCCCAGCGCCGCCGCCATGAGCAGCGCGGAGCCGCCGCTCGGCGCCGGGCCGCGGGCAGCGCCCGCCTGGCAGCGAGAGATCCTGGAGCGCAAGCGGGCCAAGCTGGCCGGGGCGGGCGGCGAGCCCGAGCCCCCGGCCGGGGAGCGGCTGGTGGTGGCGGAGAGCCTGGGCCCGCTCCGCGAGAACCCCTTCATGCGGCTGGAGAGCGAGCGGCGCCGGCTGCGGCAGGGGCggcccgggcccggcggcgcggcgcggccgctgcagcagctgctggagctgtacAGCGCCGTGCCCGGCATCCGCACCATCCGCGCCGACAACATCCTCATCATCGAGTCCCGCGCCGACCCCGCCGCCTGCTTCGCCGCGGGGGAtgcgccgcccgcccgccgccgggACCCGGCCGGCGCCGACCCGCTGCGGGAGCTGCTGGCCCGGCGCGGCGCCGCGCTCGCCGAGATCCGCGCCGACCAGGTCGTCATCTACGAGACGGCCGAGCCGCCAGAGCCGCTCGAGGCGGCCGAGCCGGGCACCGTCAGCCGCCTCCTGGAGAAGTTCGGGCAGCGGCCGCGGGGCCGCCGTCGCCGCGTTGGGGACGCgctgcccgggaccggcggggccgcggctccGCCGCAGGTGGGACCGGGTGCTGCCCGGGCCGTGCCGCCCGCTCCGCCCGCGGGGCCCGGATCCCCCCGCGCCCCCACGCCCCTCCAGAAAGGGCCCGGCTTCCCCCGGGCTCCGGCGCCAAAGGCGGGACCGGCATCTCCGCCCGCCGTCCCGGCCACCCCTCCGCCGCTCCCGGCTCCCCCCCGGGCCGCCACCCCTCCAGCGGTGCCGgcggccccccagcccaccaCAGTCCTGCCGCCGGCTTCCCCCCGGGCTGTCACCCCCCCGCCCGCGGCCCCTCCACGGGCTGTCACTCCCCCGCCCTCGGTTTCCCCTCGGGCTGTCACTCCCCAGCCCACGGCACCTCCCCGGGCTGTCACTCCCCAACCCACGGCACCCCCGCGGGCTGTCACCCCCCAGCCCGCCCCACCGCCCCGGGTTGTCACCCCTCAgcccgtgtccccccagcccaCACCGGCTGCCCCCCGGGCTTTCACCCCCGAGCCCGCAGCCCCCCAGCCCGCCCCGGCTCCCCCCcgggctgcagccccccaggcggccccagctgcccccaaggctgCGGCCCCTCAGGCCAACTGCTTTGTCCACAAGATCAGCTCCAACTCCTTCACGGTCACACCCCGGGGGCAGCTCCCCAGCGCCCGCGTCCCCGAGCCCGGCGCTGTCCCCGCCGGCCGCCCCGCAACGCCCAAGGGGCCACCAGTGCCATCCACCAGCCCTTCCCATGCCAGAGCCAACGCCAGGAGGCCAAAGCCGGAGGAGGCCGAGGTGGCCGTGTCgcccctgcccagtgccagTCCGGCCCCCAGTGCCACCGGCGCCGTTCGGCCGCTCTCCGCCTCAGCCCCCCGGGCCGGGGGCTCCTTCGAAATCCTCCCGGCCCCCAAACCCGACCTGGCGGCCATTCCAGCCCACGACCTGCAGGCACAGGCTCTGGCCAAGCTGCGCCTGAATTCGCGCAATTCCTTCGTGTTCGTGCCCCGCCGGGAGGGCAGCCCGGCTCGGCCGCCGGCGCAGATTGCCAGGCCGGGgccgccgccaccgcccgcGGAGGAGAAGGCACCCCCGGAGCCCCCGAGGGCTCCCGCCCCCGAGCAGGAAGAGCCCATCACTTCCCCAGCGGCGCCTCTGGAACCTCTGGTACCCGTGACTTACATCGATGACATTGTGGAGCCGGACAGCGGGGCTGGCCCGGCTGCGAGGACGGGGAGCTTGGCGGATCAGCCCGGAGGAGCTGGCCCCGACCTGGAGATGGAGTTTTCCTCTGTGCCCCTCTACAGACCGCACTCTGCCCCTCAGCAGAGGGGAGGCAGCACCTTCACTGTCGTGCCCAAAAGGAAGCCCGTGGCCCCGGGGCTGCAGGCTGTCCCCGATGCCAGCGGAAGGCCGcagcgggaggaagaggaggaggaggaggagagcaaaGCAAGAGGCAAAGCCGTGGAGAACGCTGATGGGCCTCAAGTGGGGGTACCCCATAAAAAGCGCTACCCCACGGTGAACGAGATCGAAGTGATCGGGGGGTACCTGTCCCTGGAGAGGTCCTGCATGAGCAAGACGGGCTCACGGCGCAAGAAG ATGAAGATCTCTTTCAACGAGACAAGTTTGCAGACGATGTTTGAGTACCCCTCAGAGAGCTCCCTGGCagaagaggatgaggaggaggaaggaccCGCTTCTGAAACAGATGAAAAATCTCGGACCTTTTATATTCCACGCCCAAACAGCACTTTGCATCCCAGTACACCTAACTCAG CAGATTTATCCAGCTACACCCCAAAGCACTCCGTGAAGTTCAGCGAGTGGCAGGAGCAGAAGTACGAGGgtcctgctgcagagggatcCCTCCCAAAGGATGCTGATTCCCAGGGGAACCAAGTCATG CTCACCCCGGCGGAGAAGGGCGGTCTCTCGGATTTCAGCAGCGAGCCCGCGCTCTATTTCTGA
- the TPRN gene encoding taperin isoform X2: MGRRGPAGSQPGDAARPQSHHRAQAPPPSGSPGGLVPGSWGGALTPARSGAAPAHLRPRPGPAGTALPGPGAVPRGRPGAAGPGPQSPSAAAMSSAEPPLGAGPRAAPAWQREILERKRAKLAGAGGEPEPPAGERLVVAESLGPLRENPFMRLESERRRLRQGRPGPGGAARPLQQLLELYSAVPGIRTIRADNILIIESRADPAACFAAGDAPPARRRDPAGADPLRELLARRGAALAEIRADQVVIYETAEPPEPLEAAEPGTVSRLLEKFGQRPRGRRRRVGDALPGTGGAAAPPQVGPGAARAVPPAPPAGPGSPRAPTPLQKGPGFPRAPAPKAGPASPPAVPATPPPLPAPPRAATPPAVPAAPQPTTVLPPASPRAVTPPPAAPPRAVTPPPSVSPRAVTPQPTAPPRAVTPQPTAPPRAVTPQPAPPPRVVTPQPVSPQPTPAAPRAFTPEPAAPQPAPAPPRAAAPQAAPAAPKAAAPQANCFVHKISSNSFTVTPRGQLPSARVPEPGAVPAGRPATPKGPPVPSTSPSHARANARRPKPEEAEVAVSPLPSASPAPSATGAVRPLSASAPRAGGSFEILPAPKPDLAAIPAHDLQAQALAKLRLNSRNSFVFVPRREGSPARPPAQIARPGPPPPPAEEKAPPEPPRAPAPEQEEPITSPAAPLEPLVPVTYIDDIVEPDSGAGPAARTGSLADQPGGAGPDLEMEFSSVPLYRPHSAPQQRGGSTFTVVPKRKPVAPGLQAVPDASGRPQREEEEEEEESKARGKAVENADGPQVGVPHKKRYPTVNEIEVIGGYLSLERSCMSKTGSRRKKMKISFNETSLQTMFEYPSESSLAEEDEEEEGPASETDEKSRTFYIPRPNSTLHPSTPNSDLSSYTPKHSVKFSEWQEQKYEGPAAEGSLPKDADSQGNQVMLTPAEKGGLSDFSSEPALYF; encoded by the exons atggggcggcggggcccggccggTTCCCAGCCGGGGGATGCGGCACGACCTCAGTCACATCACCGTGCCCAGGCCCCGCCGCCGTCCGGCAGCCCCGGAGGCCTTGTCCCGGGCAGCTGGGGCGGAGCGCTCACCCCGGCGCggagcggggcggccccggcacacctccggccccgccccggccccgcggggacggccctgcccggcccgggggcggtgccgcggggccgccccggtgcggcggggcccggcccgCAGAGCCCCAGCGCCGCCGCCATGAGCAGCGCGGAGCCGCCGCTCGGCGCCGGGCCGCGGGCAGCGCCCGCCTGGCAGCGAGAGATCCTGGAGCGCAAGCGGGCCAAGCTGGCCGGGGCGGGCGGCGAGCCCGAGCCCCCGGCCGGGGAGCGGCTGGTGGTGGCGGAGAGCCTGGGCCCGCTCCGCGAGAACCCCTTCATGCGGCTGGAGAGCGAGCGGCGCCGGCTGCGGCAGGGGCggcccgggcccggcggcgcggcgcggccgctgcagcagctgctggagctgtacAGCGCCGTGCCCGGCATCCGCACCATCCGCGCCGACAACATCCTCATCATCGAGTCCCGCGCCGACCCCGCCGCCTGCTTCGCCGCGGGGGAtgcgccgcccgcccgccgccgggACCCGGCCGGCGCCGACCCGCTGCGGGAGCTGCTGGCCCGGCGCGGCGCCGCGCTCGCCGAGATCCGCGCCGACCAGGTCGTCATCTACGAGACGGCCGAGCCGCCAGAGCCGCTCGAGGCGGCCGAGCCGGGCACCGTCAGCCGCCTCCTGGAGAAGTTCGGGCAGCGGCCGCGGGGCCGCCGTCGCCGCGTTGGGGACGCgctgcccgggaccggcggggccgcggctccGCCGCAGGTGGGACCGGGTGCTGCCCGGGCCGTGCCGCCCGCTCCGCCCGCGGGGCCCGGATCCCCCCGCGCCCCCACGCCCCTCCAGAAAGGGCCCGGCTTCCCCCGGGCTCCGGCGCCAAAGGCGGGACCGGCATCTCCGCCCGCCGTCCCGGCCACCCCTCCGCCGCTCCCGGCTCCCCCCCGGGCCGCCACCCCTCCAGCGGTGCCGgcggccccccagcccaccaCAGTCCTGCCGCCGGCTTCCCCCCGGGCTGTCACCCCCCCGCCCGCGGCCCCTCCACGGGCTGTCACTCCCCCGCCCTCGGTTTCCCCTCGGGCTGTCACTCCCCAGCCCACGGCACCTCCCCGGGCTGTCACTCCCCAACCCACGGCACCCCCGCGGGCTGTCACCCCCCAGCCCGCCCCACCGCCCCGGGTTGTCACCCCTCAgcccgtgtccccccagcccaCACCGGCTGCCCCCCGGGCTTTCACCCCCGAGCCCGCAGCCCCCCAGCCCGCCCCGGCTCCCCCCcgggctgcagccccccaggcggccccagctgcccccaaggctgCGGCCCCTCAGGCCAACTGCTTTGTCCACAAGATCAGCTCCAACTCCTTCACGGTCACACCCCGGGGGCAGCTCCCCAGCGCCCGCGTCCCCGAGCCCGGCGCTGTCCCCGCCGGCCGCCCCGCAACGCCCAAGGGGCCACCAGTGCCATCCACCAGCCCTTCCCATGCCAGAGCCAACGCCAGGAGGCCAAAGCCGGAGGAGGCCGAGGTGGCCGTGTCgcccctgcccagtgccagTCCGGCCCCCAGTGCCACCGGCGCCGTTCGGCCGCTCTCCGCCTCAGCCCCCCGGGCCGGGGGCTCCTTCGAAATCCTCCCGGCCCCCAAACCCGACCTGGCGGCCATTCCAGCCCACGACCTGCAGGCACAGGCTCTGGCCAAGCTGCGCCTGAATTCGCGCAATTCCTTCGTGTTCGTGCCCCGCCGGGAGGGCAGCCCGGCTCGGCCGCCGGCGCAGATTGCCAGGCCGGGgccgccgccaccgcccgcGGAGGAGAAGGCACCCCCGGAGCCCCCGAGGGCTCCCGCCCCCGAGCAGGAAGAGCCCATCACTTCCCCAGCGGCGCCTCTGGAACCTCTGGTACCCGTGACTTACATCGATGACATTGTGGAGCCGGACAGCGGGGCTGGCCCGGCTGCGAGGACGGGGAGCTTGGCGGATCAGCCCGGAGGAGCTGGCCCCGACCTGGAGATGGAGTTTTCCTCTGTGCCCCTCTACAGACCGCACTCTGCCCCTCAGCAGAGGGGAGGCAGCACCTTCACTGTCGTGCCCAAAAGGAAGCCCGTGGCCCCGGGGCTGCAGGCTGTCCCCGATGCCAGCGGAAGGCCGcagcgggaggaagaggaggaggaggaggagagcaaaGCAAGAGGCAAAGCCGTGGAGAACGCTGATGGGCCTCAAGTGGGGGTACCCCATAAAAAGCGCTACCCCACGGTGAACGAGATCGAAGTGATCGGGGGGTACCTGTCCCTGGAGAGGTCCTGCATGAGCAAGACGGGCTCACGGCGCAAGAAG ATGAAGATCTCTTTCAACGAGACAAGTTTGCAGACGATGTTTGAGTACCCCTCAGAGAGCTCCCTGGCagaagaggatgaggaggaggaaggaccCGCTTCTGAAACAGATGAAAAATCTCGGACCTTTTATATTCCACGCCCAAACAGCACTTTGCATCCCAGTACACCTAACTCAG ATTTATCCAGCTACACCCCAAAGCACTCCGTGAAGTTCAGCGAGTGGCAGGAGCAGAAGTACGAGGgtcctgctgcagagggatcCCTCCCAAAGGATGCTGATTCCCAGGGGAACCAAGTCATG CTCACCCCGGCGGAGAAGGGCGGTCTCTCGGATTTCAGCAGCGAGCCCGCGCTCTATTTCTGA
- the ANAPC2 gene encoding LOW QUALITY PROTEIN: anaphase-promoting complex subunit 2 (The sequence of the model RefSeq protein was modified relative to this genomic sequence to represent the inferred CDS: inserted 2 bases in 1 codon) codes for MVRSMWARVERSPARFSLVSDKRRESVAIRACSRPRSASSAWIRPFSSSRRARSSDSPAGRHRQRGPVPAPAPARPRSAPGPAHPPAAPRGVPAARLRCRSSLRPAPLHRSAPSCGXRMELSAAWHTLSTALVPPAALGLAAPRPEAAVPLQDAELRAALDVLQCYDLHSIVEEWFIEVLQTDLQANIAPEFWNCIGQYENTAEEPQCAALLLDAFSLLKCRLEPYLNSLELLENWTKAGLLLGTGAQTLQEKVYTMFKAILFFSTTKSFQEMIQQFYSRTFRIYMRQWKKGEDGTNECESSMSETEQESDPEEGGGEAQLCVGCSSKREQCWCPEAMEQFQQLNDILRRLNLLERVSAEAVTSILHRMIEERMEQRCRGEYEHSFLNDFQEWIEKVIGWLSRVFLQDGPLAQCSPEASSTLKRWRCHVQRFFYRIYASMRIEELFSIIRDFPESKPAVEDLKFCLERTNQRQQLLSSLKSALEIRLLHPGVNTSDIITLYISAIKALRELDPSMVILEVACEPIRKYLRTREDTVRQIVAGLTGDAEGSGDLANELSKADPVTLENGQESDDDISEPGDWVPDPVDADPGKSSSKRRSSDIISLLVSIYGSKDLFINEYRTLLADRLLHQFNYSAEREIRNVELLKLRFGEAQMHYCEVMLKDMADSRRINANIRDEEEKLPEEERPPFSLVAIILSSEFWPPLKEEKLELPEQVKEAMEAYSKKYEKLKAMRTLNWKYHLGLVSLDVELADRTLSLSVSPVHAAIILHFQTKSTWTLTELSEVLKVPVTSLKRKMTLWLQQGVLREEPEGTFTVIEEEQKDQVEKVVLIDSDEEGDSAMASQADQKEEELQLFWTYIQAMLTNLESLSLERIHSMLKMFVMTGPVVTEIDIQELQGFLQKKVRDQQLIYSGGVYRLPKNCN; via the exons ATGGTGCGGTCGATGTGGGCTCGGGTGGAGCGGAGCCCCGCCAGGTTCTCGCTGGTGTCGGACAAGCGTCGGGAGAGCGTCGCGATCCGCGCCTGcagccggccccgctccgcctcctCGGCCTGGATCCGCCCGTTCAGCTCGTCCCGCCGAGCGCGGAGCTCCGACAGccctgcggggcggcaccgtcAGAGGGGCCCGGTCCCGGCCcctgccccggcccggccccgctcggcccccggccccgctcaccCTCCTGCAGCGCCGCGTGGTGTCCCCGCAGCGCGGCTCCGGTGCCGCTCATCGCTGCGGCCGGCGCCGCTCCACCGCTCCGCCCCTTCCTGCGG CCGAATGGAGCTCTCGGCCGCCTGGCACACGCTCAGCACCGCGCTGGTGCCGCCCGCCGCGCTGGGGCTG GCAGCCCCGAGGCCCGAAGCTGCCGTGCCGCTGCAGGATGCCGAGCTCCGGGCAGCCCTGGACGTGCTGCAGTGCTACGACTTGCACTCCATCGTGGAGGAGTGGTTCATCGAGGTGCTGCAGACTGACCTGCAGGCAAATATCGCCCCCGAGTTCTGGAACTGCATTGGCCAGTATGAGAACACGGCCGAGGAGCCCCAGTGTGCTGCGCTGCTCCTGGACGCCTTCAGTCTGCTCAAGTGCCGCCTGGAGCCCTACCTGAAcagcctggagctcctggagaacTGGACCAAGGCAggcctgctcctgggcacaggtGCTCAGACGCTGCAGGAGAAGGTCTACACCATGTTCAAAGCTATCCTCTTCTTCTCCACGACCAAATCCTTCCAGGAGATGATCCAGCAGTTCTACAGCCGCACATTCAGGATATACATGCGGCAGTGGAAGAAAGGAGAGGATGGAACGAACGAGTGTGAGAGCAGCATGAGTGAGACCGAGCAGGAGAGTGACCCAGAGGAGGGTGGAGGAGAGGCCCAGCTCTGCgtgggctgcagcagcaagagggagcagtgctggtgccCTGAAGCCatggagcagttccagcagctcaATGACATTCT GCGCCGGCTGAACCTGCTGGAGAGGGTGAGTGCTGAGGCTGTGACCTCCATCCTGCACAGGATGATCGAGGAGAGGATGGAGCAGCGCTGCCGGGGGGAGTACGAGCACTCCTTCCTCAACGACTTCCAGGag TGGATAGAGAAGGTGATTGGGTGGCTCAGCAGGGTGTTCCTGCAGGATGGCCCCTTGGCACAGTGCTCCCCAGAAGCCAGCAGCACCCTGAAACGCTGGCGCTGCCACGTCCAGAGGTTCTTCTACCGCATCTACGCCAGCATGCGCATCGAGGAGCTCTTCAGCATCATCCGAG ATTTCCCAGAGTCAAAGCCTGCTGTGGAGGACCTCAAgttctgcctggaaaggactaaccagaggcagcagctgctcagctccTTGAAAAGTGCTCTGGAAATAAGACTACTGCACCCTG gaGTCAACACCTCCGACATCATCACTCTGTATATCTCGGCCATCAAGGCCCTGCGGGAGCTGGACCCTTCCATGGTGATCCTGGAGGTTGCTTGTGAGCCCATCAGGAAGTATCTGAG GACTCGGGAGGACACGGTGCGCCAGATCGTGGCCGGTCTCacgggggatgctgagggctcGGGGGACCTGGCAAATGAGCTCTCCAAAGCTGACCCAGTGACCCTGGAGAACGGCCAGGAGAGTGATGATGACATCTCAGAGCCAGGGGACTGGGTCCCTGACCCAGTGGATGCAGATCCAG GGAAATCGAGCTCCAAGCGTCGCTCCTCAGACATCATCAGCCTCCTGGTGAGCATCTACGGCAGCAAGGACCTGTTCATCAACGAGTACCGCACGCTGCTGGCCGACCGCCTGCTGCACCAGTTCAACTACAGCGCTGAGAG GGAAATCCGTAACGTGGAGCTGCTGAAGCTGAGGTTTGGTGAAGCTCAGATGCACTACTGTGAAGTCATGTTAAAA GACATGGCCGACTCGCGGCGCATCAACGCCAACATCCGGGATGAGGAGGAGAAGCTCCCTGAGGAGGAGAGGCCTCCCTTCAGCCTCGTGGCCATTATCCTGTCCAGTGAGTTCTGGCCACCACTCAAAGAGGAGAAGCTGGAGCTTCCAGAGCAGGTCAAGGAAGCCATGGAAGCATATTCCAAAAAGTATGAGAAATTAAAG gcCATGAGGACCCTGAACTGGAAGTACCACCTGGGGCTGGTGAGCCTGGACGTGGAGCTGGCTGATCGCACGCTCTCCCTGTCCGTGTCTCCTGTGCACGCTGCCATCATCCTGCACTTCCAGACCAAGA GCACCTGGACGCTGACAGAGCTGAGTGAAGTGCTCAAGGTGCCTGTGACTTCACTGAAGAGGAAGATGacgctgtggctgcagcagggagtgCTGAGGGAAGAGCCTGAGGGCACCTTCACTGTCATCGAGGAGGAGCAGAAGGACCAGGTGGAGAAGGTTGTTCTGATTGACAGTGACGAGGAGGGGGACTCTGCCATGGCCTCACAGGCTGACcagaaggaggaggagctgcag ctcttctgGACGTACATCCAGGCCATGCTGACCAACCTGGAGAGCCTGTCCCTGGAGAGGATCCACAGCATGCTCAAGATGTTTGTGATGACCGGGCCTGTGGTCACTGAGATCGAtatccaggagctgcagggattcCTGCAGAAGAAGGTCCGGGACCAGCAGCTCATCTACTCAGGGGGTGTCTATCGCCTGCCCAAGAACTGCAACTGA